A genomic segment from Gilvibacter sp. SZ-19 encodes:
- a CDS encoding carboxymuconolactone decarboxylase family protein, with protein MPLVTPLSPDHDPETAKLAEFFNETLGFCPNSVLTMQRRPAISKAFINLNKAVMANEGRVTSALKRMIAWVSSNSTGCRYCQAHAIRAAERYGAEQEQLDNIWEYRTHPAFSEAERAALDFSLAASLVPNQVDDQIKERLYQYWDEGEIVEMLGVISLFGYLNRWNDSMGTSIEDGAVESGNQYLGKHGWNKGKHL; from the coding sequence ATGCCTTTAGTGACTCCACTTTCTCCGGACCACGATCCGGAAACCGCCAAACTGGCCGAATTTTTCAACGAAACTCTTGGTTTTTGCCCAAACAGCGTACTAACCATGCAACGCAGACCGGCCATTAGCAAGGCTTTCATTAACCTTAACAAAGCGGTAATGGCCAACGAAGGACGTGTCACCTCAGCCTTAAAACGCATGATCGCTTGGGTAAGTAGTAATTCTACCGGCTGTCGTTATTGCCAAGCGCATGCCATTCGTGCCGCAGAACGTTATGGAGCAGAACAAGAGCAATTAGACAATATCTGGGAATACCGCACCCACCCTGCCTTTAGCGAAGCCGAACGCGCTGCGCTTGATTTTTCACTAGCTGCTTCGTTGGTTCCAAACCAAGTAGATGATCAGATCAAAGAACGTCTCTACCAATACTGGGACGAAGGTGAGATCGTTGAGATGCTCGGTGTGATCTCTTTATTCGGGTATCTGAATCGTTGGAACGACTCTATGGGAACTTCTATTGAAGATGGCGCTGTAGAAAGCGGCAATCAGTATTTAGGAAAACACGGTTGGAATAAAGGGAAGCATCTTTAA
- a CDS encoding DoxX family membrane protein: MKYLNLIIRVGLGLMLLLFGFNKFFWFLQDFDFSGYPQAEYLFTALRYSDATDVGKGYLMGLVGLTEVVVGLLLVIRKWVPLALVMLVPISINIVLFHAFLNLPNIGPAILVALLNGYLMYKNWDAYKPMFR, translated from the coding sequence ATGAAATATTTAAATCTTATTATCCGCGTCGGACTAGGACTTATGTTGTTGCTTTTCGGTTTCAACAAGTTCTTCTGGTTTTTGCAAGACTTTGATTTTAGTGGATACCCTCAAGCCGAATATCTATTCACTGCCCTGCGTTATTCTGACGCAACAGATGTGGGCAAAGGATACTTGATGGGCCTTGTAGGACTTACCGAAGTGGTCGTTGGATTACTCCTGGTCATTAGAAAATGGGTGCCATTAGCTTTAGTAATGTTGGTGCCTATATCAATTAACATAGTATTGTTCCACGCCTTTTTGAATTTGCCAAACATCGGGCCTGCTATCTTGGTAGCCTTATTGAACGGATACCTGATGTACAAAAACTGGGACGCATACAAACCGATGTTCCGATAA
- the rsmI gene encoding 16S rRNA (cytidine(1402)-2'-O)-methyltransferase: MNASLYLVPTPIGNLKDITLRALEVLQSVSLILAEDTRTSGKLLKHYEILTPMRSYHMHNEHKATAAVVAQMQAGQTIALISDAGTPAISDPGFLLVREALVAGLEVECLPGATALIPALAASGLPCERFVFEGFLPVKKGRATRLDGLKDESRTMVFYESPHKLLKTLTQFEELFGSDRKAVAAREITKLHEELVRGTLSEIKRHFETKAPKGEFVLVVAGAS, encoded by the coding sequence ATGAACGCTTCACTTTATTTGGTACCCACGCCGATAGGCAACCTAAAAGATATCACCTTGCGAGCTTTAGAGGTGTTGCAGTCTGTTTCCCTTATTCTAGCAGAAGACACCCGTACCAGCGGGAAACTCCTTAAACATTACGAGATCCTTACTCCGATGCGTTCGTATCATATGCACAATGAGCACAAGGCTACTGCGGCTGTAGTTGCGCAGATGCAGGCCGGACAGACCATTGCTTTGATTTCTGATGCCGGAACCCCAGCAATTAGCGATCCGGGTTTTCTTTTGGTTCGAGAGGCTTTGGTGGCCGGTTTGGAAGTGGAGTGTCTGCCAGGAGCGACTGCTTTGATACCTGCCCTGGCCGCAAGCGGTTTGCCTTGTGAGCGATTTGTTTTCGAAGGATTCTTGCCGGTTAAGAAGGGCCGTGCAACGCGGTTAGATGGTCTTAAAGACGAATCTAGAACTATGGTGTTTTACGAATCTCCGCATAAGCTACTCAAAACTTTAACGCAGTTCGAAGAGTTGTTCGGAAGTGATCGCAAGGCTGTTGCTGCCCGAGAAATAACTAAACTGCACGAAGAGTTGGTTCGTGGAACCCTATCAGAAATAAAAAGGCACTTTGAAACCAAAGCGCCTAAAGGTGAATTTGTTTTGGTGGTAGCCGGAGCTTCTTAA
- a CDS encoding DoxX family protein, which translates to MHPGKLVYWASTVAICLIMGYSASMYFTNTEMVEGFFRRFSYPDYLVIPLAIAKVLAIIMILWRKIPWLTEWAYAGLFFDLVLAFFAHERLGDSVTFVLLAAIALLLSYFFGKYYR; encoded by the coding sequence ATGCATCCGGGAAAGCTTGTTTACTGGGCCAGCACAGTGGCCATATGCCTTATAATGGGCTATTCTGCAAGCATGTATTTTACCAATACGGAAATGGTCGAAGGTTTCTTCAGACGTTTCAGCTATCCGGATTATTTGGTAATTCCGCTAGCTATAGCCAAAGTTCTGGCCATAATCATGATCCTTTGGAGAAAGATCCCATGGCTTACCGAGTGGGCCTATGCCGGATTATTCTTTGACTTAGTACTCGCCTTTTTTGCCCACGAGCGTTTAGGAGATTCCGTTACCTTTGTACTGTTGGCAGCCATTGCGCTGCTACTATCGTACTTTTTTGGTAAATACTATCGATGA
- a CDS encoding 6-carboxytetrahydropterin synthase, which translates to MSNIRITKQFSFETGHALWGYDGKCRNVHGHSYNLYVTVIGQPITDPSHVKHGMVIDFGDLKKIVKEEIVEVFDHATVFNKNTPHVELAKELQDRGHNVLLVDYQPTSEMMVIDFAEKIAKRLPDGIKLHSLKLQETATSFAEWFASEN; encoded by the coding sequence ATGAGCAACATCAGAATTACCAAACAGTTCTCTTTTGAAACCGGTCACGCCCTGTGGGGCTATGACGGCAAATGCCGCAATGTACACGGACACAGTTACAACCTGTATGTGACTGTGATTGGGCAGCCCATTACCGATCCCTCTCATGTAAAACACGGCATGGTCATCGACTTTGGAGACCTGAAAAAGATCGTTAAAGAAGAGATCGTAGAGGTTTTTGATCACGCAACGGTATTTAATAAGAATACGCCGCATGTGGAATTGGCGAAAGAGCTACAAGACAGAGGGCACAATGTGCTTCTGGTTGACTATCAGCCCACCAGCGAAATGATGGTGATTGACTTTGCCGAGAAGATAGCCAAACGCTTACCAGATGGCATAAAGTTGCACTCCTTAAAACTTCAAGAGACCGCCACTAGCTTTGCCGAGTGGTTCGCTTCTGAGAACTAG
- a CDS encoding UDP-2,3-diacylglucosamine diphosphatase — protein MQIPAGKKIYFASDNHLGAPTPEESLPREKKFVRWLDEVKHDAAAIFLLGDLFDFWFEYKTVVPKGFVRVLGKLAEIRDSGIPIYFFVGNHDLWMKSYFEEELNIPTYRDIQEFEFNGKQFLLGHGDGKGPGDTGYKRMKKVFTNPFFNWLFRWFHPDLGMRLAQYLSVKNKLISGDEDKKFLGEDGEWLVHYCKRKLESKHYDYLIFGHRHLPMQIAVGPQSKYINLGDWINHYTYGVFDGETFELKTFEA, from the coding sequence ATGCAAATCCCTGCAGGAAAGAAAATCTACTTCGCCAGTGACAATCACTTAGGTGCTCCAACGCCAGAGGAGAGTCTGCCGCGAGAAAAGAAATTTGTCCGTTGGTTAGATGAAGTAAAACACGACGCTGCTGCTATTTTTCTGCTAGGAGATCTCTTCGACTTTTGGTTCGAATACAAAACGGTAGTGCCAAAAGGCTTTGTCCGGGTGTTGGGTAAACTAGCCGAAATTCGCGACAGTGGTATCCCGATCTACTTTTTTGTTGGCAACCACGACCTTTGGATGAAGTCCTATTTTGAAGAAGAATTGAACATTCCTACTTATAGAGACATTCAGGAATTCGAGTTCAATGGCAAGCAGTTCCTTTTGGGTCATGGAGATGGAAAAGGCCCTGGCGATACTGGTTACAAACGCATGAAGAAAGTTTTTACCAACCCTTTCTTCAATTGGCTTTTTCGCTGGTTTCACCCAGACCTGGGAATGCGCTTAGCGCAATACTTATCGGTAAAGAACAAGCTTATCTCCGGAGACGAAGACAAAAAATTTCTGGGCGAAGATGGAGAATGGCTTGTCCACTATTGTAAGCGTAAACTGGAGAGCAAGCACTACGATTATTTGATCTTTGGTCATCGGCATTTACCTATGCAGATCGCTGTTGGCCCCCAGTCGAAATACATCAATCTTGGCGATTGGATAAACCATTATACCTATGGTGTGTTTGATGGAGAGACCTTTGAACTAAAGACTTTCGAAGCTTAA
- a CDS encoding FG-GAP-like repeat-containing protein — MKKIILSILALTTVGAVFAQESGTVDPVSFGFTSVSTSGSNRAVVDMNGDFLDDIVSISSTNVNILEQQADGTFVTRNISTTSANYTPSWSLAAADYNRDGYTDLLYGGGSGVTFMRSDGTGSGFVEVSGPEFVFSQRSNFVDINNDGDMDAFVCHDVAPNVYYINDGTGALTFNQGGLGDYPSGGNYGSVWIDYNNDGLLDMFIAKCGGEVARRTNQMHLNNGDGTFTENGAAIGLADPMQTWSSAWGDFDNDGDMDVFVGASSGAHKLMRNNGPGAGYTFTDVTAASGVLSVTATGIENATYDFNNDGFLDIASNGNILYGNGDLTFTTIDFGAISGSNGAFGDLNNDGFVDAFNSGFIRFNSGNDNHWLVINTVGDPSNINGIGARIELTTDSGTQIRDVRNGEGFRFLSTLNTHFGTGADTNINTLVVKWPSGTVDTFEDVAVDQVVTIYEGQPLSVEEQTNEVALTVYPNPATEILQLDYRTPLNDAQYTIYNLNGALVQSGVVANKSINVAALASGAYVVKIETGGAVINKQFLKQ; from the coding sequence ATGAAGAAAATTATTTTAAGCATCCTCGCCCTAACTACGGTGGGAGCTGTTTTTGCCCAAGAATCAGGCACGGTAGATCCGGTGAGTTTCGGATTTACCTCTGTTTCTACTTCTGGCTCTAACCGAGCTGTTGTAGATATGAATGGAGACTTTCTAGACGACATAGTTTCTATTAGTTCTACCAACGTGAATATCTTAGAGCAACAAGCCGATGGAACTTTTGTAACTCGCAATATTTCTACGACTTCGGCCAACTATACACCTTCTTGGTCATTAGCTGCTGCGGATTACAACCGGGACGGTTATACTGACTTGCTTTACGGCGGTGGTAGTGGAGTGACCTTTATGCGCTCTGACGGAACCGGAAGTGGTTTCGTAGAAGTTTCTGGTCCAGAATTCGTGTTCTCTCAGCGTTCCAATTTTGTAGATATCAATAACGATGGAGACATGGACGCCTTTGTTTGTCACGATGTTGCACCAAACGTATACTACATTAACGACGGAACTGGAGCATTGACCTTTAACCAAGGTGGTTTAGGAGATTATCCTTCTGGAGGTAACTACGGATCGGTTTGGATTGACTACAACAACGACGGATTACTGGATATGTTCATCGCTAAGTGTGGTGGAGAGGTTGCTCGTAGAACCAACCAAATGCACCTGAACAATGGTGACGGAACTTTCACTGAGAATGGAGCGGCCATTGGTCTTGCAGACCCTATGCAAACTTGGTCTTCTGCTTGGGGAGATTTTGACAACGACGGCGACATGGACGTGTTTGTAGGAGCGAGCTCCGGAGCACATAAATTAATGCGAAATAACGGTCCTGGAGCGGGCTACACCTTTACCGATGTAACTGCCGCCTCTGGGGTGCTTTCGGTTACAGCTACAGGAATTGAGAACGCTACCTACGACTTTAATAACGACGGTTTCTTAGATATTGCCTCTAACGGAAACATTCTTTACGGAAACGGAGATCTTACTTTTACGACTATAGACTTTGGTGCTATTAGCGGAAGTAATGGCGCCTTTGGAGATTTGAACAACGACGGTTTTGTCGATGCTTTCAACTCAGGATTCATTCGTTTCAACTCAGGAAACGACAACCACTGGTTGGTTATAAACACTGTTGGAGACCCTAGTAATATTAATGGAATTGGAGCTCGTATTGAATTGACTACCGATTCAGGGACTCAAATTCGCGATGTGCGCAATGGAGAAGGATTCCGTTTCTTAAGTACTTTGAACACGCACTTCGGAACAGGTGCAGATACCAACATCAACACTTTAGTAGTTAAATGGCCATCTGGAACCGTTGACACCTTTGAAGATGTAGCTGTAGATCAAGTAGTGACTATCTATGAAGGCCAGCCGCTAAGTGTAGAAGAGCAAACCAACGAAGTTGCACTTACTGTTTATCCTAACCCGGCGACAGAGATCCTGCAATTGGATTACAGAACTCCACTTAACGATGCACAATACACCATTTACAACCTAAACGGTGCATTGGTACAGTCTGGCGTGGTTGCCAACAAATCGATCAATGTGGCAGCACTTGCTAGTGGAGCTTATGTGGTAAAGATCGAAACTGGTGGCGCAGTGATCAACAAACAGTTCTTAAAGCAATAG
- the mscL gene encoding large conductance mechanosensitive channel protein MscL, whose translation MLKEFRDFIMTGNVIDLAVAVILAGAVGLVVNGFVSDIMMPIVGHFAGGLDFADMKVVLDEAVVAADGSVTSPENAIMYGKWVNAIINLITVGFVLFMIVKAYNKTKKKEEPAPEAPAGPTQEELLAEIRDLLKK comes from the coding sequence ATGTTAAAAGAATTTAGAGATTTTATCATGACGGGTAACGTCATTGATTTGGCAGTAGCCGTTATCCTTGCGGGTGCTGTAGGTCTGGTAGTCAATGGATTTGTTAGCGACATCATGATGCCAATTGTTGGGCACTTCGCTGGCGGATTAGACTTTGCAGACATGAAAGTCGTTTTAGACGAAGCAGTTGTTGCTGCTGACGGTTCCGTTACTTCTCCAGAAAATGCAATTATGTATGGAAAGTGGGTGAATGCCATCATCAACTTAATTACTGTAGGATTCGTATTGTTTATGATCGTTAAGGCCTACAACAAGACTAAGAAAAAAGAAGAGCCTGCTCCTGAGGCTCCGGCTGGACCAACTCAAGAAGAGTTGCTTGCCGAGATCAGAGACCTACTTAAAAAGTAA
- a CDS encoding aspartate-semialdehyde dehydrogenase, protein MYKVAVVGATGMVGQVMLRVLEERDFPIEELIPVASARSVGTPVAFKGKQYKVVSMETALDMKPQLALFSAGGDTSKMWAPKFAEIGCTVVDNSSAWRMEQDINLVVPEINAYNLSKADKIIANPNCSTIQLVMVLKPLHDKYKIKRVVISTYQSVSGTGSKAVNQMNNEVNGVQGEMAYPYPIYKNALPHCDVFESNGYTKEEFKLVRETQKILNDRSIALTATAVRIPTEGGHSESVNIEFENDFELSEVRSMLAATQGVVLQDNPDTNTYPMPLYAHHKDDVFVGRIRRDLSQANSLNLWIVSDNLRKGAATNAVQIAQHLDKENLL, encoded by the coding sequence ATGTATAAAGTAGCAGTTGTAGGTGCTACCGGAATGGTAGGCCAAGTCATGCTTCGCGTTTTAGAAGAGCGCGATTTCCCAATTGAAGAACTGATACCGGTTGCCTCAGCGCGTTCGGTTGGAACCCCAGTAGCATTCAAAGGGAAACAGTATAAGGTGGTAAGCATGGAAACTGCGCTAGACATGAAACCTCAATTGGCCTTATTCTCTGCAGGAGGTGATACTTCTAAGATGTGGGCGCCAAAATTTGCTGAGATCGGTTGTACCGTGGTCGATAATTCTTCGGCTTGGCGTATGGAACAAGATATTAACCTGGTAGTTCCTGAGATCAATGCATATAACCTCAGCAAAGCTGACAAGATCATTGCCAATCCAAATTGTTCTACCATTCAATTGGTTATGGTCCTTAAGCCATTGCACGATAAGTACAAGATAAAGCGTGTGGTGATCTCTACCTATCAATCGGTTTCCGGAACAGGTAGCAAGGCTGTAAACCAAATGAACAACGAGGTGAACGGAGTACAAGGAGAAATGGCTTATCCTTATCCTATTTATAAGAATGCCCTGCCACATTGCGACGTTTTTGAGTCTAACGGCTATACCAAAGAAGAATTCAAATTGGTTCGCGAAACACAAAAGATCCTAAACGACAGAAGTATTGCCCTAACAGCTACCGCTGTGCGTATACCGACAGAGGGAGGGCACTCTGAATCTGTGAACATTGAATTTGAAAACGATTTTGAGCTCAGCGAAGTCCGCAGCATGCTGGCCGCCACTCAAGGTGTTGTGCTTCAAGACAATCCAGATACCAATACGTATCCTATGCCACTTTACGCCCACCACAAAGACGATGTTTTTGTTGGACGTATTCGCCGAGACCTGAGTCAAGCCAACAGTTTGAATCTGTGGATCGTAAGTGATAACCTCAGAAAAGGGGCGGCAACCAATGCAGTTCAGATAGCGCAACACTTGGATAAGGAAAATCTTTTGTAA
- a CDS encoding peptidoglycan-binding protein yields the protein MKQIIIFLLLIIVGILGYNAYSKYKRFNPPGSTYQAPANIDLNYYDQEVVADYHQAVAKVNGHVAQMWSFHSIDVRAPKKDNEATKAAVATYEELMAKLKGLEAKLQESARLKEAGMNNVQIEAKEMGLDTAKASLKSKKEMLLGWLETAPSDFEFGIGSEGPLVYEIQGILIKMGYQMEHDGIYQLATTNAVESFERKNGFYADGRMDPLTAYALLAN from the coding sequence ATGAAACAGATAATAATATTCTTATTGCTCATCATTGTGGGCATATTGGGCTATAACGCCTACAGTAAATACAAGAGATTCAATCCGCCAGGTTCAACCTACCAGGCACCGGCCAATATTGACCTGAATTACTACGATCAGGAGGTTGTTGCAGATTATCATCAGGCGGTGGCTAAAGTAAATGGCCATGTGGCTCAGATGTGGAGTTTTCACAGTATTGATGTTAGAGCCCCTAAGAAAGACAACGAGGCCACCAAAGCTGCTGTAGCCACTTATGAAGAACTGATGGCCAAACTAAAAGGTCTTGAAGCCAAGTTACAGGAATCTGCTAGGCTTAAAGAAGCAGGCATGAACAATGTTCAGATAGAGGCTAAGGAAATGGGCTTAGATACTGCAAAGGCCTCTTTAAAGAGCAAAAAAGAAATGCTTTTGGGGTGGTTAGAAACGGCACCATCAGACTTTGAATTCGGTATTGGATCGGAAGGCCCTTTGGTCTATGAAATTCAAGGTATTTTAATTAAGATGGGTTACCAGATGGAACACGATGGAATCTATCAATTAGCTACCACTAATGCCGTAGAATCATTTGAAAGAAAGAATGGTTTTTATGCCGATGGCCGAATGGATCCGTTAACGGCTTATGCGCTTTTGGCGAATTAG
- the alr gene encoding alanine racemase, translating into MSLAAETVLELDLGALQHNYRFLRSKLAPACRMLAVVKANGYGGDATTIALELQELGVDYLAVAYVSEGAFLRDAGVTLPILVLHPQPANFELMVSKCLEPSIYSERLLNLFTQFAQAQKLVAYPVHLKVNTGLNRLGFDPAETVLAATAIQKEDALSLRSAFTHLAASEDSAEKEFTLKQLSAFDAILPALRQKGDDKFFAHATNTSGIINYPQAHYDLVRTGIGLYGYANEASLDKQLKPVMRLKTVISQLHQLKQGESVGYNRGHVAKDAMTIATLPVGHADGLPRALGKSVGSVILNGKHAPIVGNVCMDMIMVDVTGIACQEGDSVEVFGEQQSAEELAKKAGTISYELLTAVGGRIKRVVLR; encoded by the coding sequence ATGAGTCTAGCTGCAGAAACTGTATTGGAACTGGACCTTGGTGCACTCCAACACAACTATCGTTTTTTAAGATCTAAATTGGCGCCGGCTTGTCGTATGCTGGCCGTGGTAAAAGCCAATGGATATGGGGGCGATGCAACTACTATTGCTTTGGAACTCCAAGAATTGGGCGTTGACTATTTAGCCGTAGCCTATGTGAGCGAAGGTGCCTTTTTACGAGATGCAGGCGTTACTTTGCCTATTCTTGTTTTGCATCCGCAGCCGGCCAACTTCGAACTAATGGTTAGCAAATGTTTGGAACCAAGTATTTATTCCGAGCGACTTCTGAACCTTTTCACTCAATTTGCACAAGCCCAAAAACTAGTTGCATATCCGGTTCACCTTAAAGTAAACACAGGCTTGAACAGGCTGGGCTTTGACCCTGCTGAAACTGTTCTAGCTGCCACGGCCATACAAAAAGAAGATGCACTGAGTCTGCGATCGGCCTTTACGCATTTAGCAGCTAGTGAAGACTCCGCAGAAAAAGAATTTACCCTTAAACAGCTTAGCGCATTCGATGCTATCCTCCCAGCGTTGCGACAAAAAGGCGATGACAAATTCTTTGCGCACGCAACCAACACTTCTGGTATCATCAACTATCCGCAAGCTCATTACGATCTTGTCCGAACTGGAATTGGCCTCTACGGTTATGCCAATGAGGCGAGTCTAGACAAACAACTCAAACCGGTCATGCGTTTAAAGACGGTTATCAGTCAACTGCATCAATTAAAGCAAGGTGAAAGTGTAGGATACAACCGTGGTCATGTCGCTAAGGATGCTATGACCATTGCAACCTTGCCTGTAGGTCATGCCGATGGTCTACCCCGTGCTTTAGGAAAAAGTGTGGGCAGTGTGATTTTAAACGGAAAGCACGCGCCAATTGTCGGTAATGTCTGTATGGACATGATCATGGTAGATGTGACTGGTATTGCTTGCCAAGAAGGCGACTCCGTGGAGGTATTTGGCGAGCAACAATCTGCAGAAGAATTGGCAAAAAAGGCCGGTACCATCTCTTATGAATTGCTCACCGCTGTCGGTGGTCGAATAAAACGCGTCGTTCTTCGATAA
- a CDS encoding thymidine kinase codes for MFLENTVNQQEQFGWIEVICGSMFSGKTEELIRRLKRAQFAKQRVEIFKPAVDRRYDDEMVVSHDSNEIRSTPVPAAANIPILADNCDVVGIDEAQFFDDEIVKVCNDLANRGIRVIVAGLDMDYKGNPFGPMPALMATAEYVTKVHAVCTRTGNLAQYSYRKSANDNLVLLGETDEYEPLSRAAFYKANLREKLSKMEVKDPEEISPKQKKA; via the coding sequence ATGTTTCTCGAAAACACCGTAAATCAGCAAGAACAGTTCGGATGGATAGAAGTCATCTGCGGCTCCATGTTCTCTGGTAAAACAGAGGAACTCATCCGTAGATTAAAACGCGCGCAATTCGCCAAACAACGCGTAGAGATCTTCAAGCCAGCTGTAGACAGACGTTACGATGACGAGATGGTAGTTTCTCACGACAGCAACGAGATCCGTTCTACTCCTGTTCCAGCGGCGGCCAATATTCCTATTCTGGCAGACAATTGCGATGTGGTCGGTATCGATGAGGCACAATTCTTTGACGACGAGATTGTCAAGGTCTGTAACGATCTGGCTAACCGCGGTATTCGCGTTATTGTGGCTGGTTTGGATATGGATTACAAGGGCAATCCTTTTGGCCCTATGCCTGCCCTTATGGCAACGGCAGAATATGTGACCAAAGTACACGCTGTTTGCACACGCACCGGAAATTTGGCGCAGTACTCTTACAGAAAATCGGCCAATGATAATTTGGTATTACTCGGGGAAACCGACGAATACGAGCCCTTAAGCCGCGCAGCTTTTTACAAAGCGAACCTCCGCGAGAAACTCTCCAAAATGGAGGTAAAGGATCCGGAAGAGATCAGTCCGAAGCAAAAGAAAGCATGA
- the recJ gene encoding single-stranded-DNA-specific exonuclease RecJ, with amino-acid sequence MQWNLKEKPDKATVQQLATALGIPEAVAILLVQRGITSFEEAKDFYRPSLEALHDPFLMQDMQAAVARIERAIAEEELIMVYGDYDVDGTCSVALMASYLLQRYPRVTTYIPDRYAEGYGVSLQGIDFAHDNGVGLIIALDCGVKAIDQVDYAAKKGIDFIICDHHLPGDALPNAVAVLDPKRSDCQYPYKELCGCGVGFKLIQALGQNRGEQLQDLLPYLDLVATAIAADIVPMTGENRVLAAYGLQVVNENPRPGIQALLGQRDKETYDISDLVFVVAPRINAAGRMKHGDYAVALLMADAVDSCLAFAQEIEAFNASRRATDEQITAEALAKILDEQEEDRSTTVVYEPHWHKGVIGIVASRLIEQYYRPTLVITKSGEVLAGSARSVSGFDVYEALAACKDHMIQFGGHKYAAGFTLEEAEYENFKAAFEKVVGQTLDDSLKIPQISVDLEISFADITPKFYRLIKQFAPFGPGNRTPVFATRNLTDSGWAKPVGSDGSHLKFKATDGQFAFDAIGFGLGKKIDLIKEKTPFDLVYSLDENHWNGRVSLQLRAKDLKKAES; translated from the coding sequence ATGCAATGGAACCTCAAAGAAAAACCAGATAAAGCTACTGTACAGCAGCTCGCAACAGCATTAGGTATACCAGAAGCTGTGGCAATATTACTGGTTCAACGTGGTATCACAAGCTTTGAAGAGGCCAAGGACTTTTACAGGCCTTCCTTAGAGGCATTGCACGATCCCTTTTTAATGCAGGACATGCAGGCAGCTGTAGCTCGAATTGAGCGGGCTATAGCAGAAGAAGAGCTTATTATGGTATATGGTGATTACGATGTTGATGGCACCTGTAGTGTGGCACTTATGGCTTCTTATTTGTTGCAAAGGTATCCGCGGGTAACCACGTATATTCCAGATCGTTATGCCGAAGGCTATGGGGTTTCGCTTCAAGGCATTGATTTTGCACACGACAATGGGGTTGGACTTATTATAGCTCTGGATTGTGGGGTCAAGGCCATAGATCAAGTGGATTACGCCGCCAAAAAGGGTATAGATTTTATTATTTGTGATCACCACTTACCCGGGGACGCCTTGCCGAATGCAGTAGCAGTTTTGGATCCGAAGCGATCGGATTGCCAATATCCGTATAAAGAACTTTGCGGTTGTGGCGTTGGTTTTAAACTCATACAAGCCTTGGGGCAGAATCGCGGAGAGCAGCTCCAGGATCTACTGCCTTATTTGGATCTCGTTGCGACTGCTATCGCCGCAGATATTGTTCCGATGACAGGTGAGAACAGAGTACTGGCCGCTTATGGGCTACAAGTGGTCAATGAGAATCCACGACCGGGAATCCAGGCACTATTAGGACAGCGAGATAAAGAGACCTATGATATCTCTGACCTTGTCTTTGTAGTTGCCCCTCGCATCAATGCAGCTGGTAGAATGAAGCACGGAGATTATGCAGTGGCTTTGTTAATGGCGGATGCAGTTGATTCTTGCCTTGCATTTGCTCAAGAGATCGAGGCTTTCAATGCTTCTCGTAGAGCGACAGACGAGCAGATCACCGCAGAAGCTTTAGCTAAGATCTTGGATGAACAAGAAGAAGATAGGTCAACTACCGTGGTCTATGAACCCCATTGGCACAAAGGAGTTATTGGAATAGTTGCCTCGCGACTAATTGAGCAATATTACCGGCCTACTTTGGTGATCACCAAATCTGGAGAAGTCTTGGCTGGCTCTGCTCGTTCTGTTAGTGGTTTTGATGTTTATGAGGCCTTAGCCGCCTGTAAGGACCATATGATTCAATTCGGGGGCCATAAATATGCGGCAGGTTTTACTTTGGAAGAGGCCGAATACGAGAATTTCAAAGCTGCCTTTGAAAAAGTAGTCGGGCAAACCTTAGACGATTCCTTAAAGATTCCCCAGATCAGCGTGGACTTGGAAATTTCATTTGCAGACATAACTCCCAAGTTCTATAGACTCATAAAACAGTTCGCACCATTCGGTCCGGGAAACCGCACTCCGGTTTTTGCTACTCGAAATCTGACAGACAGCGGTTGGGCAAAACCAGTTGGGTCAGACGGATCACATCTTAAGTTCAAAGCTACAGATGGACAATTCGCTTTTGACGCCATAGGATTTGGTCTGGGAAAGAAAATCGATCTGATCAAAGAAAAAACACCTTTTGATCTGGTTTACAGTTTGGATGAGAACCATTGGAATGGTAGGGTAAGCTTACAGTTACGCGCAAAAGACCTGAAGAAGGCAGAATCCTAG